The following nucleotide sequence is from Coffea eugenioides isolate CCC68of chromosome 10, Ceug_1.0, whole genome shotgun sequence.
CTCCTACTGAGATTAAATTTTAGAATTCCGTACAAAAATTTAGTGAACTAACATTAATGCCCATATATATTATTTGTATGGACAACTTTTGTCCATTAGGCAGGAATATTGGCGCCTAAATTATGAAACTTCATGtaacatttaaaaaaaagaaaataaaaagactAAATAATCTTAAATGTCATCGGCAACAAGTTAAAAACTTCTAAAACTCTTCCAAAACTATTACTTCTGCAAATCATGATTCCTCTTGTAAGATTACAATTGGTGGCCTTTAATCGATGAAGCATCAACGAGATTTAAGGTGGAAGTACGTACATCTTATCTCTCGAAGTATTTTCCTTCTTGATTGAGCATTTTGATGAAATATGAGATGGGTATGAGGCTTTATGCATCTTCTACTATCTAGTTGCTTTTCTAATttgtgtattttgtttgaatTCCTGGATGTTTATCAAATTGTACAATGATTGAATAGCGTGCTTCTTTAATTTGGAATGTGCAAAAGTTCAAGTTGCTCCTTTATAGCCAGATTTGTAAAGAATACTGAGCAACAGTTAACAAAGTGATCGTTGGGATAGTATTACAAATTGTGCTCCATATGTAAAAATTTTAGTGTTTGTTTCCGAAGTACAGCCGGCGAAGTGTTACTCACCCCCAAGTTCAGGCgggtaaagtgtaattaaccctatttttttatttggaaaaCCTTTAATAGGTTGATGTTAACGTTGGGTGGGCAGGTTTTGGGCTACGGATGGGCTGGGCTTCTAAGGAAATACGTGGTTGAGCCGGCACACATGTGGTGGCCCAGCAATCTTGTCCAGATCTCCCTGTTTCGGTATGTTTCACGTactataataaattttttttggtagaaGATTTCTGCATGATGTTCGTGTTCCACACTAATAATTTCACCTTGAAAGTAGAGCTTTTAACGAGTCTAATTGAGTCCAACACTTGGTGTATAGGCTTTGTTTGTTTGTGTGATATATAAAACAAgttaatttatataaatatttgggGTTCGAATTGAATTCAACTTGTTAAACTAAATGAGTCAAATTCATTTAATTATATTctttattttacaaaataaataatactaattttatttacaattacttttttaatgaaaaatacaaggcatttatatatatatatatatttaataatgttaaatgtatttatacttgtatttacttatttttctaATTAAATATGAGTTCACGAACCTATTAGAATAGTTCATGAATAGGTTTGTGTTTGACTCGATTATCAAACGAACCTAACAATGTTCAAGCTCGATTCGTCTATTATATGATGGAACTGTTTTAAAACTCAAAGGAGTCCAAGGCGAACTTGTTAGCAAATGAATTCATTAAAAGCTCTATTTGAAAGCAACTGATCTTCTGTCTAAGTCGCCCCACTTTGATTTATACACTAAATTTCAAAAGTTACAAGGCTAAAATTCTCCTTTAACTGAAGACCTGAGCACGCTAGACACAAAGAGCACATAGTTTAGAAAATTGagattataaaatatataatattatatttgtAGATTTTCTCTGTTATCACAAATGATAAAAGGAATTTTCTCTGTCTATCTCATGGTTTTCCTACATCCAGATCTCATATCTTAGGTCTTCATACCCAAAACAAGCAGATTATGTCGAAAGTATTTTTCACACAAATTTGTATCGTTGATAATATTTTTCTGTCATTGTTGCTACATGCTTAATTTGGTTGACCTtaacatttttgtttttctttcttgacTTTGTTGATGAGAAGATCTTAGGTACGCACACCTCACATCAATGGCGAAAACTAATGAAAGCTTTGCCTGTAGTCCAAACCCTTATGAATGGCCCTAATCATGCCCCTTGATGAGTGCCTAAAACTTGGAAATGTCAAATCTCAGCCCTTATTTTCCAAATCCAGTCTCTGTCTTCATGGTCGTGAACATCACAAGGTCCAAAATATCAGCTTTATGTTTCCTAATTTTTTCCaactccctttttttttttctctggcACCATTTTCAAACTCTTGATATGATCAAGTATAACGTCTCCAGTTCACCCTCCAAGGCTGTAGGCTGTTATGATCAGGTGTCAGATAGAAAATCTTCTTGAAACCTGTCCTGCTCTTCTTAACTTAATTAGTACCTAGAATCATAGAAGGAATCACAAATTTACTTTGACAGAGCGGATCTTAATCATCTAAACTTAGGTATATAACACAAGATATTTTCAAGTTTTATGTGGGGGACAAAAGTTTAAGTTTATAaagaatatttaaaaaattttaattttctaaatgaggaaaatttaattttttccgTCCCCTAGTTCCACTTGTGCCTGGAAGTTACCAATGGTGTCGAGTAAGAAATGCAATGGAACAAAGAAGTTTAGAAACTgttaaaattttgagatttttaaaatttttttttttgtgtatttaCATTCTTTCCATTTTGTTGTCATGCAACGAAAAACAGAATGCAGTAAAAATACTTCCAACTAGAAAATTTGCATAAGATATATGATCATAAATTAGTGAAGACGCCTGTCTACTTTGAGTTTGAGAAGAAATGGAAACTTCTTGCAAGTCCTTCCCATGTAAAGCAAATTAGTGGGAAGACCTGAGTGCTCAAGTAACTTTTACACCGCATAAACAATTTGTAGTGAAACAAGAAATTTGCACTATTGACTATTACAGGGCACTGCATGAGGAAGAAGATGCAGATGGCAATGAAAATGGGGAGAGAAATGGCAATAAGCGACAAACTTCGCGCACAAAATTCTTTGTGGTAGCATTGGTTTGTAGTTTTATCTGGTACTTGGTTCCAGGGTTCTTATTCCAGGCTCTGTCAAGCATTTCATGGGTATGCTGGGCGTATCCCAATTCAGTCACCGCTCAGCAACTAGGATCAGGCTTGAAAGGATTAGGACTTGGAGCCTTCACATTGGACTGGTCAACAGTGGCTTCCTTCCTGTTCAGCCCTCTCATTTCTCCCTTCTTTGCTATTGCCAATGTTTTTGTTGGCTATGTGTTGGTTATGTATTTTGTAATTCCTATATCTTACTGGGGACTTAATGTGTACAATGCCAAAAACTTTCCAATATTTTCTTCAGAGCTTTTCACCGCACAAGGTCAGGAGTACAACATATTAGCAATTGTTAATCAGAAGTTTGAATTGGATAAAGTGCAGTATGAGCAACAAGGGAGAATTAACTTGAGCACTTTCTTTGCTCTCACATATGGATTTGGATTCGCCACCATTGCCTCTACTctcactcatgttgccttgttTTATGGGAGGTAACCTTCTCTAGTTTTGCTGACTTTCCATTATTGGTAATTTTAGCTTTTGTCCATGTTAGATTAGTGAATGCTTAATCACCTTTTCTCTGGCCCTGAATATATCTAATAGCTATTTGTAATATGACAGAGAGATATATGACTGTTATCGAGCTTCTTCAAATGCAAAGCCGGATGTTCACACTAGATTGATGAGAAAGTACAAAGACATTCCTAACATGTGGTTTATCGTGCTTCTTTTGGCGACACTTATTGTTTCTCTTGCACtctgcattttcttgaaaaaagaaGTCCAGATGCCTTATTGGGGACTTCTACTTGCAGCTGCAGTTTCTTTCCTGTTTACCCTCCCCATCAGCATCATCACTGCAACAACTAATCAGGTAATACTGAAATCCATCTGCagctttcattttcatttcctttgTTAGTCGATTATGCACTCACTTACAGTAGGCAGCTTCTTGTCATCTTAGATTACACTGATTTTGATTCTCTTAAGAATGCTACAAGAGATTGTGTTGGTCAATTAGCAAACAATTAATCTAGCTAATTGAATTTTGATGTTTGTATCACAGACTCCAGGTCTAAATATAATCACAGAGTATCTCATGGGAGTCATTTATCCTGGAAAACCCACTGCAAATGTCGCTTTTAAGACCTATGGTTACATGAGCATGACTCAAGCAATCTCCTTTCTGAGCGATTTCAAGCTCGGCCACTATATGAAGATCCCTCCAAGATCAATGTTCTTGGTTCAGGTACTAACTCAATAGATTGTATTAAGTTATTGACAACTTGCTTTTCCTTAACTGTTAATAGGATCTGTAACTTTGAGCTTTCGTTGGCTGATAATCAGATGTTTAGGCAACTTCATATGTGATTATCAACATAAGAAAGATGGCATACGTTAGATTCATAATAAGATCTTAATACTTCCATTTGCAATTAATCAACTAAATCTTTATCTCGGTTTGCATTTCCAGTTCCTTGGGACTATAATTGCTGGAACAGTTAATCTTGGTGTAGCATGGTGGCTGTTGCATACGGTTGAAGACATATGCCACCAGGATATGACATCAAACAGTCCTTGGACATGTCCCGGTGATCGAGTTTTCTTTGATGCCTCTGTCATCTGGGGTTTGGTTGGTCCAAAACGAATTTTCGGCCCTCATGGCAATTATTCAGCACTTAACTGGTTCTTCCTTGGAGGATTACTAGGACCACTTGCAATGTGGCTCTTGCACAAACAATTCCCAAAGCAGACCTGGATTCCTCTTATTAACCTTCCAGTAGTCCTTGGTGCAACTGCTTATATGCCACCAGCAACCGCATTGAACTACAATTCTTGGATTTTGGTAGGaacaatcttcaatttctttgTCTTCAGGTATAGAAAGAAATGGTGGCAGagatacaactacattctttcCGCGGCATTAGATGCTGGAGTGGCTTTCATGGCAGTTCTGCTTTACTTAACTGTTGGCATGGAGAACAGAAGCATATCCTGGTGGGGTAACAATAACCCTGAGCATTGTGACTTGGCAACTTGTCCTACTGCTAAAGGCATATCTGTGGACGGCTGTCCTACATTTCACTGATTACTGTATTGCTTCCCCATAGTTTGAAAGTTGTAAGATAGAGCTTGAGCTTTGGAAAAATTACCACACAGAGCTGTGTATAGATAGAATCTTTTCAAATTGCTCCATAAGCAATGGTGTTTTATATCATCTTCAATGCTGAAGGATTTTTTTCTTGCTCCTGCATATGCTTTAAGTTCTGAGCGTCTAGCAGAAATTTACTTGCTGAAGTTGTTTTGTCCACGCGAAAGAAGTTTGGCTTAGCAAATTAGCATACATTACgagaaaaaaattgtttttgcTGTCAAATTGTACTGTATTAGGTATGAGTTTATCTACAAAAAATGATACAGTATAATTAAACGATAAATACAAATATGAAAACTTCTAAATATCAGAGTAGACCATTTTTAACTTGCGTCTATCAGATAACTCATATGTTGCTTAGTATTGGATTTTCCATTAGATATATGGGATGAATTCTCTATTTCTAAATTCAATAGACTTTCTTACCATTTTATGATATATAATTCAAACCTTCTTGTTACATTTGAAGTAACTGATATTTGTCGTTTTTGCTTTTATAATATAGCCTTTTCACATGTAAactatgaaaattttcaaataattttgcGTTTTGAGAAAGTGCAAAAATTCTTGCAATATAAGAACATCTATACTGTAGCTTTATCGAGCCAAATTGAATTTAGCCACCTAAAAAAAAGGTGATATATGCACCAAACATGGACAATAAGAGCAAAATTACAGAAGTTTCCCATGTCAGCATCTATGTGGACGCTCCCGCTAGAACTTGTGCTGTATGCACAAATGTCCCTACATATTTAAGAACTAAAGACAATGGGTACGTCTGGAATCTGGAttacatatttttttaaaatcttattTTACTTGTAtcgtatatatatattttaattattatatatatatatttcaaatataaagaaaaacaaTCTCATGTTGATTTTCTTTTGTCGGGAATATATTTGGGTAGTTAACTTTGTAGCGGGATACACAATGAATAGGATTAATCTCATCTTGCATATCTcctattcttttaatttttttttcaaaaatttttctaacaaggGAGGGATGGAATTTAAAAAGCATGGGGAGGAAAAGTAATTTAGAACCTAGGACCTTTGAATTTAAGAGTTTTAATTTTAACTACTAGATCAAGACCTTCTTGACCTCTTATACTTTTAATTAATTCTTGATAAAGAGTATGTTTGTATAGAGGTTTAAttgcaaatttttttcattGCATCTAAACACGTTTTCTAactatcttttatttttttcagctacctttttatctcatacaCATCACACTACAAAAATTGCTACAGTATTTTGTGTCAAAATATTATTCCAAATATCTCCTATTGTATTTGCATTAATGCACTCTTACAGAAAGCTAATGAAAAATGCTGACATGCAAAgccacaaaaagaaaagaaaaattgaataaGATACCCGATTTTAGTTTggtgactttttttttgttattctttttttccaaaggaATCAATAATGGTTCTCCACCTATGACTCAAACCAGTGATTTACTGGCCCACGTAAAGCGAATTGAATTGATCTTCGTTATCAATTTTGGTGACCTTGACTAAAAATAATTCTTAATCAAATTTTTATCAGTTTCATCTTTGGTTTTTTTCTAGATATGTACTATCAAATAACCTTCATTTTACTTTCATCTTCCGACTATGTTACCGCATAATTACCAGACGTAGTCAGGATTTTCAGTAGAGAGTTTCATGTTTAGTAACTTCTTGTACAACCTAGAAATGACAACAACAACGTAAATGAGGATAATAATATTGACTCTAATGTTTTCACAGTTAATACATACAAAagtatgtatatatgtacaGACACTGAGGAATATAAGATTTTCCATTAGTTTCTCGTTTATATTAATTGTGGAAAAGGTTTTCATTTAAGTCTCAAAAATACTACTTCTAATGGTTAGCTTCTTCGCGACGTGGATGGTTATTTTGGTGACTACTAAATTTAGACAGGAACTTATTTTGGTTAAAAAGGTGGATAAATGAAACAGATTCCCACTAAAAATTAGAGAGTTACAATAGTTTCTACCTTTTTCTACAAATTTTCTGTATCTAATCATTTACAAGAAgtaattagaaaagaaaaagaacctgAAATTGAAAAGTAGATTTTACTACTTTTGGAATTTTTATTGTTGAGTGCTTGTCAATACACCTATTTTTGTTCAAGATTACCATGTGCATCAGTGCATGTATACGCccatattaatttctcaaaaaattacAACCTAAGATTAAAATGATATGAAGAAGGCATACATACAAAGCAGGgaataaaaaaagaattaatcTTTTTTATACTAATAGTGTATATGCTATCAGCCTTGAATTAATAATAActattcaaaattgaatttaaaatttaacttttgcacaTATATCATGATCtaacgatgatagtgtatacactgtatataagatttactcataaaataATTCATTAATTTGGAGTCTTTAAATGGAAACCATGCTCTGATACTAACTTTTTTGGAGAATAATAACGCATAAATAACCCGCCATTGAAATAGTAATATCTCTTATATTTATAAAAGGAAAGGGTGGTTACAATAGAAATAACGAAACAATTAGCATATGAATTACCATTTATCGGAAAATCATGTGCTAAAGTTATTAAACAAGAATGAAACTCTAAAAGTATATTATTtcagaaaagaaaattattatAAGAAAGTGAATATCAATtaggagtagaagagatgagtgATTCTAGAAAAATACTGTTGATATCAAAATCTCAATCAATTAGGGAATCTGTGTATGTCAGTAAGCTGATGATGGGAGTAAGGGAAAATTAGGGAGAGAGTAATTACGGACAGATATGATAGATGTTAGAACaataaatttcaaataaatAGGTCTAATACCAACTATGTACTAGTatataaatgaagaaaaatgttAATTGCACCTTCCTCTTTTTGTTAATCGTACTTTCACTATTATTTTAtcaataattttcatttattagactatgcaataaaacaaataatgaaagtacaattaacaaaaaaaagtgGAGTGAAATTAACATTCCCCTGTAAATGATTTTGAACTTAGAATCTCTATTAATAAAAACATGAAAAGCAAGTATAATATCAATTTCTCagtcatatacatatataattcGAATTCTACAAATGCTAAAagagtgaaataaaaaaattggcAAGGATGGTGATGGAGAACAGAATAAGTGTGTAAGCTAGGCGGGCAAGAATCGACAATATATGAATACAATAAATTGCCATGAAACAAAAGTTCAGTGTACTAAATACTCTTATTCAACATACAATTTGATGAGTTGGAGTCAGAAAACAAAGGGCAATGTACTTGGTCTTCAGAACATTAGAGGTGCAAAGTTGCCTCACACAGCACCGTCAGACAACAGTTAGTCACACACTCACACACTGGTGTCTGTCTGATATTCGGAAAGATACCATAAATGGAGGATACAAGAAGATTTTTGTATCCTTTATTACATTGATGAACTTGACATAAAAGTTCACATAACAAATCTCGGACATTTGAATTGAAAGGATATTAACTATTCTCATTTCTCTAGATACCCTCTCAAAAGAACTCACACAAACCTCCTCCATGGCGTCTATGGATATACACCTAGATGATTCAACCACGAAAGATCCAAAATGCAATGGCTCTGACGCTGATGATGATGTTGTAGACCCTGATGAAATTTCCCCTGTAGAACAAGTTCGATTGACGGTCCCAACCCATGATGATCCTTCCATCCCAGTGTGGACTTTTCGAATGTGGTTTCTTGGGATATTATCATGTGGGCTTCTGGCTTTTCTCAACACATTCTTCGGTTACAGAACTGAACCACTTATCATAACTATGATTTCTGCACAAGTTGCCACATTGCCTGTAGGAAAATTTATGGCCAAAGTCCTACCAGAAAAGAAATTTAAGATACCGGGTTTTGGTTCCAGGGAATTTTCGTTGAATCCAGGGCCATTTAATATTAAAGAGCACGCATTAATCTCCATATTTGCTAATACTGGCAGTGGATTTGGGAGTGGAGCTGCTTATGCTATTAGTATTGTGGATATTGTCAAGGTTTTTTATCACAgaaaaatttctttcttggctAGTTGGATTCTTGTTGTCACAACCCAGGTTTGTTTAGATGTTTAAGTAAATTCATTCTTGTATGACTACCGGTAAACATATGTTTATTGATTCATGCTTAGTCGAGCCTTTAATCAATCAGGTCTTGGGATATGGTTGGGCTGGGATTATTAGAAAGTATGTTGTGGAAGCTGCAGAGATGTGGTGGCCAGCGAGTCTTGTTCAAGTTTCTCTTCTCAGGTAATTTCAactatttcttttattttctttccctttttataTCTTTTTCTCAGACCAGTTAACATTAGAGAATTATTAGCATAAAGAATAGCATATTACTTTATTTTGGATTTCCACAAATGACACTTTTTAATTTTGAGAATTCTTTTAATCCTACCACTATCTATGAAGTGCAGGGCAGGCTTTTGTCCAATGCCACCCTAAAATTCTTCAAAAGCACCCttaaaggggggggggggggtagtCTTTTCTCACAATTTTATTTTCCATTGTCATCAATCAAAGATATATAAATGAAATCATCAAACTCATGTAGTTTATTCAATAATTTCATTGCAGGGCTCTCCATGAGAAAGATAGTAGGCGCATGTCAAGGGGGAAATTCTTTCTAATTGCAGTAACCTGCAGCTTCTCTTGGTACACATTCCCTGGCCTACTATTTCCAACCTTGTCGAGCCTTTCGGTGCTCTGCTTGGTGTTTCCCAGCTCAATAACTGCTCAACAAATTGGTTCTGGGCTAAAAGGTCTGGGTATAGGAGCCTTCACTTTCGATTGGTCTGTCATAGCTTCGTTCCTGGGAAGTCCTCTTGTCTCTCCATTCTTTGCAACTGTCAATATTTTGGTGGGCTATGTAGCAGCAATCTATGTCTTGATTCCTATAGCTTACTGGGGTCTCAACTTGTACAATGCGAACAAATATCCGTTCTTCTCTCCGCATTTGTTTGATAGCCAGGGGCAGCCATATAAAGTATCGGCTATTGTGAATGACAACTTTGAGCTAGACTTGCCAACATATGAGAAGCAGGGACGAATACATATCACCATGTTTTTTGCTATTGCTTACGCCCTTAATTTCGCTACTGTGATTGCCACAATCGTTCACGTGGCTTGTTTTAATGGAAAGTAAGTTGTTTCGAAACTTATCACTGTGCAGAAATAATCGAtgtcttgcatttttttttttgataaatggttCCTAATCAGAACCAGAAGTGTATCCTATCCAAATTGGGATACGTTTTGTTTAGATACAATGACAATTCCAATTGCGAAAGACAAGAATCACAGTTGTCCTTTCAAATTTTTACACCATGCACTATGCTTCTGAATTTGCTAGTGTACTGTATTCCTTGTTTGTCAATAATTTCAGTGATGATTTAGTTAGTGGTGATTTCTAGTTTTCCTATTGTTGTGTTAATCATATGAAAAATCTCTTTGAGCAGAGATATTTATCGTCGCTTCATGGCTTCAAACAAAGGAAAACCAGACATTCACACAAAACTCATGAGGAAATACGAGGATGTTCCTTCCTGGTGGTTTGGCCTCCTGCTTTCATTCTCATTGGTTCTCTCACTCTTGCTTTGCATATTCTTGAACGATCAGGTTCAATTGCCCTGGTGGGGACTCCTTTTTGCTGCTGGAATTGCTCTACTCTTTACCCTCCCAATAAGCACCATAACAGCCACCACAAATCAGGTAAACTAGATCGAACTTCAGTTGATCTCCATTACAAAATTAATAGtgaattttccttttcatgAATATGTTTTGCTAGGCCTCTTATTCTTGTTCTGAAGTTAAAGTTGCATGAAGGCTGATAAACTAGTTTTTAGTACTTCAGGAATGACATGTAACGCATGTATCATGTATGTTAAGAGCTATTTGATCTAAATcctgaaaaaaagaaaaagaaaataagagcATCATGCATTTACCACATTTGATTACAACACCTCTTGTAACTATTAATCTGTCATGTTTGCAGACACCTGGGCTAAACGTCATTACAGAATATGTTTTCGGTATAATACATCCCGGCAGGCCTGTGGCCAATGTTTGCTTTAAAACTTATGGATACATAAGCATGAGTCAAGCTGTTGCCTTTCTGAATGATTTTAAGCTAGGCCACTACATGAAGATTCCTCCAAGGTCCATGTTCATCGTTCAGGTAGTTTTCTCTGGCTTCTCCTCTGTTATTTGTGCCTACCATGTTTAGTTGTGGGGGATTGGTATCGTATATCTCTAACTGAACCAAGGGAAATCCATTAATATTGCagatcatatatatatattttttccttttcaaatggTGCCCTGACAAAGTACAATAACAATGTGAAATTCAGCCATACTCATTTTGGTGACTACACCTGGCAGGACAATTCGTCTTATTTTGTGATTAAGATTCAAATATAGAACAATGTATCTTTGCTACAACAAATCAATAGGCCCTGCTAGTGTTTAAGCAATCGGTAATTTCACCAGGGGCCAGCTAGTTAGAAAACCACACCGGAATACAGAATTTGTAAGCATTTATAATTGATTCCTTATTTTCTTATGAAAGATTAgacaatagttttagttttcccAACATGTGAACTCACGAGTCAGTGATATTCTTGGAGCTGTGAGTTCAGTTAATTAGGATCTCTGTAAATTCTGAAAAAAGATGTGATagtggatgcatgaggttaggcataaaaaatatatatagtaTGTATCAGTGTCAACGAATAATTAAGTTACTTTTTGCCTGAAGTCATATTTGAGATAACAACAGATGCATGTTCTAGTAGACAATCAAGTATGTTTAGATCTACCCTGTTTTTCAAGTATTGCGTTCTTTTTTCATCGAACAAGTTTATCATTGTTTACTCCAAGAAATTCTAGTTCTTAGCTTAACTAGTCTTACTTCAAAATCTAGTTCCTTGGAACGATCATTGCGGGGACAATCAACATTTCTACAGCTTGGTACATGTTAACAAGCATCGAGAACATATGCCATCCAGAACTACTTCCACCTGATAGTCCTTGGACCTGTCCTGGTGACAATACCTTTTATAGTGCATCAGTAATATGGGGCTTAATTGGACCAATGCGAATCTTCGGGCGACTTGGCGATTATTCTGCCCTTAATTGGGGTTTCATTATAGGTGGTCTAGCTCCCATTTTGGTATGGTTGACACACAAAACATTCCCTAGCCAGGACTGGATCAAGCTTGTAAACTTCCCAGTACTTTTTGGAGCTACAAGTTTGATGTTTCCGGCTACCTCTGTGAACTACAATGGCTGGTTTGTTGTCGGAATTGTATTCAATTACTTCGTTTATCGGTATAAAAAGAAATGGTGGCAGAGGTACAACTACATTCTATCAGCTGGACTGGATGCTGGCTTGGCTTTCATGGGGGTGCTGTTGTATTTCTGCCTCCAATATGAGAACAAAACCATTTCCTGGTGGGGAAGCGAAGGAGACCATTGCAATTTGGCTAGTTGTCCAACAGCCATGGGCATTGAAGTTGATGGATGTCCATTGCAACATTAGAGCTACCTAAATGTCGATTGAACAAACGTAAATTGTACTATTATGTTTTTCTTGTTGCAATCATTTGGTGTTACAAACATATATACAGCTTATTCTACATGCATAAGCAAAAAGTAGTTTCGTACGTCAATTTATCAGTACTATATTCAGATTTGGGCAATTCACCAAATTGCTCATTTCCCACATAAATGGACAAATATCTGACAACAATATCGCTTTGCAGGATACTTGGAGCAATGAAAATATCAATAATCGGATGTAGTCGTGCATGTATAAATATTTGTCTTCTTTGATTTTATGGTTATGTTTACAAAAAAAGTTGATAGATATTATGAAACTAATGCTAATATGATGTAGTCGTACAGGTGTAAATATTTATCTTCTTTGATTTTACGAAAAAGTTCTATAATCGGATGCACTTGtatatgtataaatatttgtcTTCTTTGATTTTATGGTTATGTTCACGAAAAAGTTGATAGATGTTATAAAACTAATGCTACTATGATGTAGGATTTCTGATGTTTATATGGTGGGGGCTATGCTAAAAAATTAATGGAAGCCAAAAAGGATCTCTAATTTCAGTGCCACCAAATGAATGAAACTAGAACTCTACAGTTATAACTAGTCCTAAAACCCATGCTATGCACGGTCTTAAAGAATAtcatgtgaaaaaaaaagaaaaaagaatagttAGAAATACATAACAcgaaaaaatttaataaatgaTAGCTTAATGTATGAAATATTAAACAATTTTTAACTATTGTCTACTTAGTACaaacaaatattaaaaaataaaaagacttacaaaaaatattgtaatttttaattttaagtcATTAATATATTTGGTAGGTTATTAGTTTGtaatttgcatgttttctttatttttgggttctgtatttaaatttatttttgacaaACCTCTTTAGCTTTTATTACCATCTTCCAAGAAAGTATTAAAAAGTTCTGACAAAGTCTTAATGATTAAACATTTTGAAATagttttaaataataaaatttttgtaatcttttaaattttagaaattaaaatagatgaaaattCTAGAAAAAGGAATGGAGGTTTAGGAGCTTTTTTATCCCCAAGAAAATTTTAGTTAAGTATAGAGATCATTATGTTTAAAATTTTTCCAGACATTTGTATGGATACTCAGTAG
It contains:
- the LOC113750322 gene encoding oligopeptide transporter 4-like; translation: MSEVVGNIEEQRIPEEDIDNNNKITGAADEDELSPIEEVRLTVPNTDDPNQPVWTFRMWVLGIISCTLLSFLNQFFSYRRETVIITQIPVVVATLPTGRFMAAVLPTTQFRLPGFGSRKFSLNPGPFNMKEHVLISIFANAGTAFGNGSAYAVGIVDLVIAFYRRKISFFAAWLLIITTQVLGYGWAGLLRKYVVEPAHMWWPSNLVQISLFRALHEEEDADGNENGERNGNKRQTSRTKFFVVALVCSFIWYLVPGFLFQALSSISWVCWAYPNSVTAQQLGSGLKGLGLGAFTLDWSTVASFLFSPLISPFFAIANVFVGYVLVMYFVIPISYWGLNVYNAKNFPIFSSELFTAQGQEYNILAIVNQKFELDKVQYEQQGRINLSTFFALTYGFGFATIASTLTHVALFYGREIYDCYRASSNAKPDVHTRLMRKYKDIPNMWFIVLLLATLIVSLALCIFLKKEVQMPYWGLLLAAAVSFLFTLPISIITATTNQTPGLNIITEYLMGVIYPGKPTANVAFKTYGYMSMTQAISFLSDFKLGHYMKIPPRSMFLVQFLGTIIAGTVNLGVAWWLLHTVEDICHQDMTSNSPWTCPGDRVFFDASVIWGLVGPKRIFGPHGNYSALNWFFLGGLLGPLAMWLLHKQFPKQTWIPLINLPVVLGATAYMPPATALNYNSWILVGTIFNFFVFRYRKKWWQRYNYILSAALDAGVAFMAVLLYLTVGMENRSISWWGNNNPEHCDLATCPTAKGISVDGCPTFH
- the LOC113750323 gene encoding oligopeptide transporter 2-like, whose protein sequence is MASMDIHLDDSTTKDPKCNGSDADDDVVDPDEISPVEQVRLTVPTHDDPSIPVWTFRMWFLGILSCGLLAFLNTFFGYRTEPLIITMISAQVATLPVGKFMAKVLPEKKFKIPGFGSREFSLNPGPFNIKEHALISIFANTGSGFGSGAAYAISIVDIVKVFYHRKISFLASWILVVTTQVLGYGWAGIIRKYVVEAAEMWWPASLVQVSLLRALHEKDSRRMSRGKFFLIAVTCSFSWYTFPGLLFPTLSSLSVLCLVFPSSITAQQIGSGLKGLGIGAFTFDWSVIASFLGSPLVSPFFATVNILVGYVAAIYVLIPIAYWGLNLYNANKYPFFSPHLFDSQGQPYKVSAIVNDNFELDLPTYEKQGRIHITMFFAIAYALNFATVIATIVHVACFNGKDIYRRFMASNKGKPDIHTKLMRKYEDVPSWWFGLLLSFSLVLSLLLCIFLNDQVQLPWWGLLFAAGIALLFTLPISTITATTNQTPGLNVITEYVFGIIHPGRPVANVCFKTYGYISMSQAVAFLNDFKLGHYMKIPPRSMFIVQFLGTIIAGTINISTAWYMLTSIENICHPELLPPDSPWTCPGDNTFYSASVIWGLIGPMRIFGRLGDYSALNWGFIIGGLAPILVWLTHKTFPSQDWIKLVNFPVLFGATSLMFPATSVNYNGWFVVGIVFNYFVYRYKKKWWQRYNYILSAGLDAGLAFMGVLLYFCLQYENKTISWWGSEGDHCNLASCPTAMGIEVDGCPLQH